One Orcinus orca chromosome 8, mOrcOrc1.1, whole genome shotgun sequence genomic window, GTCCAGCCCCGGATTCTTGACCGAGAATTTATTCTAAAGCCTTGTCTCACTCACTCTCATTTAGATCGGGGGCCCCCTCACAGCCCTGTTTATCGTTCACAGCTTTGGTCCCACCGGGTCTTGCTTGAGGCAAGTGAGTTTCCTGATTCCTCAACAAAAGCAATATTAACAATGCTTGTGTGTACGGCTTTGTAGTTTGTAAAATGCTTTCACCACCGTGTATCATCTGATGACCACGACAACCCTGAAAAGTAACCTACTCTCTACTGATGGGGAGATGAGAGAGACAAATGACCTACCCAGGGTCACAAGGTTCTGGGGGTCATTATGGTAAACTGGTCAAGTTCAGATTCTGAAGTGGGACTGCCTGAGTTTAAATCATGTGTCCTCTTTGATCAAGTTACaaaagctctctgaacctcagtttctacatctttAAAATGAGCATAATTATAGAATCTACCTAGTCAGATGTGTCCGTGGGCTTGACCTGTGCCTGAAAAGTGCCAGTTCTGTGACCTAGCAGCCATGATTAGGGGGGGATGGTAAGTAATGGGACCTACAGTGACGGGTCCATTGCTCAGCCAGGGCTGGGCAGAGGCAGGCTGTGTCCCGCAGCCAGGGCCGACTCACCGAGAACTATGGCGAGCATCTGGGTGgccttcttctccttctgctGGGAGAGCTTCCTGCGGCTTATGGTCTTGAGAGAGGTCCGGGTTTTGCCGTTGGGCATGGTCTGGATCTCAAAGAACTTGGCAATCCTGGTGTGGTCTTTGGCATGTCCGTTCTTCTCTGGTTTGGCAGGACTGTCAGGTGTGCTGTGGAGGCCGTGGTGGGATGCGTTGGGGAGGGTCAGCTGGTGGTGGCTGGGCGCGATGGGGCTGTACCGGGTCCTCTCGGGCGGGCTGGTGCTGGAGAGCATCTCCATTTCCAGTTCCTGGGCTCGGCGGGCAGCCTCCTGCGCAGAGGCAGAGAGCTCTGGGTAGAGCCAGGCAAGTTCTCAGCCATTGCCACCCAGCCTCACCCGGCCCCTCTGGCCTCACCTGGCCTCACCCAGCCCCACCCGGACCTTCATTATCCCCCTACGGAGACTCCTACAAGCACCCAGGGTCACTCTGCCAGCGAGGCAAGGGGGAGGATCATTTTGGGAGGCAGGGACTGTCTGGGGGCAGGACCCAGGGCCCAAGGCAGTCCCCACCTGCCAGGTCTCCCTGGCTCCCTTCTCAGAGCAATCCCCAGGCAGCCTCAGCGACCCCACCACCATTCTATTGGGGCTTTGTACCTGGCGCTTCTCTGTTAGGAACTGAGCAACACTCACTGAGTGCCAGCTAAGGGCCAGGCGCCAGCCTCCAGGACCTCATGTTCTAACTGCATGAGGGCAACCCTGTTCTTCCTGCCAGGCCGAAACAGGGGCTGTCAGGCTGACCCGAGGCCCCTGTACCAGCACTCACAGGTGAGCTCCATTTCTCCTGGTAGACTGACGCAGGGGCCGAAGGGTGGACCCCTGGGTCCCCACATCTTCCTCGCTGGGCTGATCTTGAGGGCCCTGACCTCAGGTCCTTCCTCATGCTCCCTTATTCCAGGACTTAGGGTCTCAGCCTGAGCTTCTGAAATGCAGCCTCACTGCGTGCCCAGGTGCCCCGATCCTGAGTGCCTGTCTCGGCCCCTGTATCTCAAACGGTTGCTTGGAGCCCTGCCCTTGCAGGTGAACAGTGAATGTTCAAGTGAAGAGCAGGGGCCCTGCTTCCTGAGAACACCTGACCTGGACTTGGTGTGCAGTTCTCTGTGGGTTCCCTGGCCCATCCTCTTCTCACCCCCAGGGGATGGGACATCTGCTGCTTGGACCCTGGTGCTCCTATCACTGAGCAGACCCTGGGGTCTGCTGGGATTCTGCATCTCTGGGCTCTACTTACAGGCTGCACTTTACTGTGAGCCCCATGCCcgctctgctccctcctcccccagcacccAGCCTCCAGCCCCAGAACCTGCCTGTCTGTAAGGCAGCGTATGCAAGTGGAAAGAACACGGGCATGGATTTCAGAGAGTCACTTAGGTCTGGACTCAACTACTCACTCTCTCACTCACTGTTTGGCCTGGGtgagttacctaacctctctgagcctctctttctcttctgtaaaatgaaggtccATAAGATCAAGAAGACTTAACCTCTCAGGGTCGCCGTGAGGATTTGATGAGATACTAGGTGCTCAGTTAATGGtcatagccattattattattgttattgttatacGGCCAAGTCCTTTCTCCCAACCATTTCCTTGTGCTAGGGgtccctctctgtgccttgcaGAATTGAGCTGTCTTGCTCCTTGCCTGCTTACGAGTGTGTGTGGTAAGCCTGGCCTCGGCTGAAACAAAGTGGGGGATCCTGAGAGGTGCTTAACCCTTTGAGCAGCTGGTGAGGTCTTCGAGAATCATGGCAGGTGCATTTCCCTAGAGGCAGAGACCAGGCTCCAGGTCCCTGACCTGGACACTTACCACTCTCCGCCTGTTCACAGGGAAACTCCCATTAGACTTCATGATAACGGTGCAGAGTTTCATGTCCTCAGGGTGAGTGCAGTTGCCCTGTGGAGTGAGCCAGCACATGGGTCATgacggggagggggctggggacagAATCTCAATGCCGGATAGTCAGACTGGGCacaggagctcagaggagggCAGAGATTAGGGGGCTGGGGGCCTGAGGAGGCAATCGAGGCAAGGGTGGGCTCGGTACTGTGATGGGAAGAGGTGGGCAGAGTGAGGGACAGCAGGGCCCTGACTTTTATGTGGCACCTGCTAAGGGTCTGGCACCCTAGTAGGCATGCTCAATCCCTCTCACACCGAATCCTCAAGACCACCCTGTGAGATCTGTATTTTGATTCAcgtttaacagatgaggaaacaggctcagagaagttaagcaacttgcccaaggtcactcagcaaaAAAGTGGTggtgccaggatttgaacctgatGTGTCTAAGCCCAAAGCACTTGTTCCTTCTGTGCCCACATACCATCTTCCTCAGGGAGGGCTGAGCGGAGGGAAGTCACAAGACACAAGTATGGAAAAGaaagggaggcagaggagggaagtAGGCGGGAGCAGGTGAGGTAGAAGGAGGTTTGAACAGAAGAGGACAGAGCATGGGAGATAAAGGAGATGGGATGGAGGCCTCAGAGGGGCAGAAAGGGAGACAGAAGGGCCAGagtgaggaaaggagaaagggaggacagCAAAGCCGTGGAGTTCCAGGAGCTGCTGGGTTCAGACGGTGGTCTCCATGCAGAGTCCTCTCCTCCCGGGTGGTCTCCGCCCGCTCCCCACCTCCGACCCCTGGAGATTCAAGTCACCCACTGAAGTCCCAGCCTTCGAAATCTGCCCGCGCCTGACTCCTCGGAGCTCCTCCAGCCTGGACCCCATGCACCCCTGGGTCACGGTTAGGCAGGGACATCGGGGGAGGGGATCTCGGGACCTTGAGCGGGGCCTTCAGGTTGGCCCTGAAAGCCCGGCTGCTGCGCTTAGTGTTGACCCGCTTGCGCCGCCTGCGGAGGACGATGTAGATCTTGATGTAGACCAGCAGGGTGACGAGGAAGGGCACGTAGAAGGAGACGATGGAGGAGTAGACCACGAAGGCGGGGTTGGCGATGATGCATTCGTTCTGGTCTGGGGGGAGGAGAGCCCCAGGTGGGTGTGTCAGCAGGCCCCCCGGGCCACAGCGCCTTCCCAGTTACCGGGAATATGACTAGACGCCTAAGGCGGCCTGGAAACGTTAGATGTAAGTAAATGTGCAGCATAAATCAGAGTATTAAAAACAACCATGAGCAGAAAGCCAAGCTGTGATGACTGTTTCCAAGTGTTTCCATTAATATCCCCTCATTACTTCATCATTAGTTTTGTCATCCATGAGCACACGAGTGGCGCCACGGTTTTGGGGACAAAATGACGGAAGAAAATGATAGAAGCAGAGTAACCTATTATTGTAGCCTTTCCTGTGTATTGGCGGGAGGTCTGACACCTTTTAATTTTAGGGACAAGATGACTTGGTCCTCTTTGCTGAACTCACCTGTGTTCCAATGTCTTTCCAAGTTCCCTTCCAGATCTAGCAGATGTCTATCCTCTCTCCCAGGGCCTTTCCAGATTAATCCAAGCACGTTTAGCCCTATTCCTGCTTCTTGGAATTCCCATGACACTTAGATCTTGAACCGCATGCTTTCAAGTCTTCCTTGTGTCCTGTCCGGTGATGGTCTCTGGAGGCACACCGGTGTCATCTATCTCCCTGACGGTCGCTGTGCCTCTTCTGTCGGAGGCGCTCCTGACTGCCTTGCACAGGACACAGTCACAGTGAGCTAGCCTCCTACTTGTTTCTACCTTTCCTGCTCCAGGTGGCTCAGGCCTGGCCTGGGATTGGCCGGCCCGGAGGCTGCAGCTTCATTATACAAACACTATTATCAGGGGTGATGGAGACCCGGCAGCCTCCTACCCTGTGTGCACACCCACAGACAGGCACACACGTGCATTTTGCAAGGCTGTCTGGTCTGCTTCAGTTCAAAGTTGAAAATGGCCAGGCGTCCTTCTGAAGCATTATCCCCACTCCTCACCCAGCTCCCTTGTGCTCCAGGCCATTGTTCCTCTCTGACCTTACCAGGTACAACTCGGAGTCAGGCTTGGCCCAGGAGACTCAGCCTGGCCTCAGTCCGAGGTGGCGGACAGGCTCCTGATGGGTCACCACCCATGTCCGCACCAGGGTTTAGCTCCCTCAAGGTCCTGcacagggccagggctggggccagctgagccccaggcaacCAGAGGCAGGACTCACCTGTGTTGTTGAGTCCGAAGAGCAGCGGGCAGGAGATGGTGAAGGACAGGACCCAGACGATGGTGATCATGACGGTGACTCGGCGCTTGGAGCTGTAGCGcgtgttgtagagcatgggcatGGCCACGGCtgtgtacctgtgagggcgcggggcgGGAACCTTGAGTCTGGGGTGCAGGCCCAGGGACCACTCACTCCACAACATTGGCACAATAGAGACCCCACTTTGGGAGGATGGAAAGTTGGTCCACCTCCTGTTTACTCTAAATCAACGCTCTCCTGCCC contains:
- the DRD2 gene encoding D(2) dopamine receptor, which produces MVRFSPGALCGWQHALGGPPAYALCPFLLARAWLPSGPAAPMDPLNLSWYDDDLESRNWSRPFNGSEGKADRPHYNYYAMLLTLLIFVIVFGNVLVCMAVSREKALQTTTNYLIVSLAVADLLVATLVMPWVVYLEVVGEWKFSRIHCDIFVTLDVMMCTASILNLCAISIDRYTAVAMPMLYNTRYSSKRRVTVMITIVWVLSFTISCPLLFGLNNTDQNECIIANPAFVVYSSIVSFYVPFLVTLLVYIKIYIVLRRRRKRVNTKRSSRAFRANLKAPLKGNCTHPEDMKLCTVIMKSNGSFPVNRRRVEAARRAQELEMEMLSSTSPPERTRYSPIAPSHHQLTLPNASHHGLHSTPDSPAKPEKNGHAKDHTRIAKFFEIQTMPNGKTRTSLKTISRRKLSQQKEKKATQMLAIVLGVFIICWLPFFITHILNIHCDCNIPPVLYSAFTWLGYVNSAVNPIIYTTFNIEFRKAFLKILHC